Proteins encoded in a region of the Novibacillus thermophilus genome:
- a CDS encoding isoprenyl transferase, which yields MIHKVSRLFSGVKPRGDKGSVELSRNIPRHVAIIMDGNGRWAKKRGLPRVAGHREGMKAIRRVTRAADELGVEVLTLYAFSTENWKRPSDEVSYIMKLPVDFLETELPELIQRNVRVMTIGSEEGLPSHTVEAVHKFKNETRHNTGMILNFALNYGSRSEIVQAVQSLMDQVEKGTLKRDDITEETFNQALFTCALPDPDLLIRTSGEIRLSNFMLWQLAYAEMWFTDVMWPDFNEALFKEAIAAYQQRSRRYGSVE from the coding sequence ATGATACACAAAGTGAGCCGTCTATTTTCAGGTGTTAAACCGAGAGGGGATAAGGGCAGCGTGGAGTTGTCGCGCAATATTCCGCGACATGTCGCGATTATTATGGACGGCAATGGACGTTGGGCCAAAAAACGGGGGCTCCCCCGTGTAGCCGGACACCGCGAAGGCATGAAAGCCATACGCCGCGTGACACGGGCGGCCGATGAACTGGGAGTTGAAGTGCTCACCCTGTACGCTTTTTCAACGGAAAACTGGAAGCGTCCCAGTGACGAAGTGTCTTACATTATGAAACTTCCCGTCGACTTTTTAGAGACGGAATTGCCCGAATTAATCCAGCGCAATGTGCGCGTGATGACCATTGGGAGTGAAGAGGGGCTCCCCTCCCATACGGTAGAAGCCGTACACAAGTTTAAGAACGAGACGCGCCACAACACCGGGATGATCTTAAATTTTGCATTGAATTACGGGAGTCGCTCTGAAATTGTACAGGCGGTCCAGTCGTTAATGGATCAGGTGGAAAAGGGGACTCTCAAGCGTGACGACATAACGGAAGAAACGTTTAATCAAGCACTTTTTACTTGTGCCCTGCCCGACCCTGACTTGCTCATTCGCACGAGCGGGGAAATACGACTCAGCAATTTCATGTTGTGGCAGCTGGCCTATGCAGAAATGTGGTTTACGGATGTCATGTGGCCGGATTTTAATGAAGCACTGTTCAAAGAAGCGATTGCGGCTTATCAACAGCGGTCCCGCCGCTACGGCTCAGTTGAATGA
- the tsf gene encoding translation elongation factor Ts, with protein MAITAAQVKELREKTGAGMMDCKKALQEAEGDMERAVELLRKKGLAAADKKAGRIAAEGLVDSYIHAGGKIGVLVEVNCETDFVAKTDEFKTLVRDIAMHIAATDPQYVRREEVPEETVAKERELLKEQALSEGKPAHIVDKMVEGRLEKFFKEICLVEQPFVKDPDITVEQLVKEKIAKIGENISIRRFARFGLGEGIEKKEENFSEEVMAQAKRS; from the coding sequence ATGGCAATAACAGCGGCACAAGTGAAGGAACTGCGGGAAAAAACTGGCGCGGGTATGATGGACTGTAAAAAGGCGCTGCAAGAAGCGGAAGGTGACATGGAAAGAGCAGTCGAGCTGCTGCGCAAAAAAGGCCTCGCTGCCGCTGACAAAAAAGCGGGCCGCATCGCAGCAGAAGGTTTAGTGGATTCGTACATACACGCCGGTGGAAAAATCGGGGTTCTGGTTGAAGTCAACTGTGAAACCGATTTTGTTGCAAAGACGGATGAATTCAAGACACTCGTCAGGGACATCGCCATGCACATTGCGGCGACCGATCCGCAATACGTGCGCCGCGAAGAGGTCCCGGAAGAAACGGTTGCGAAAGAGCGGGAGTTATTAAAAGAACAGGCGCTATCTGAAGGGAAACCTGCTCACATTGTCGATAAAATGGTGGAAGGTCGTCTTGAAAAATTTTTTAAAGAAATTTGCCTCGTCGAGCAGCCGTTTGTGAAAGATCCTGACATAACCGTCGAACAGCTGGTGAAAGAAAAAATCGCCAAAATCGGCGAAAATATTTCGATTCGGCGGTTTGCCCGTTTTGGCCTCGGGGAAGGCATTGAGAAAAAAGAGGAGAACTTTTCCGAAGAAGTGATGGCGCAGGCAAAACGGTCGTGA
- the rpsB gene encoding 30S ribosomal protein S2: MAIITMKQLLEAGVHFGHQTRRWNPKMAKYIFTERNGIYIIDLQKTVKKVEEIYNYVRDLAQKGGTLLFVGTKKQAQDSIREETERCGMFYVNQRWLGGTLTNFSTIRKRIERLHELEKMESDGTFEILPKKEVIMLRKEKARLEKFLGGIKHMKKLPDAVFIVDPRKERIAVAEARKLGIPIIAIVDTNCNPDEIDHIIPGNDDAIRAVRLLTSKMADAVLEGKQGEQELEAVEEPNEEQPDETDAGEEQPTA, encoded by the coding sequence ATGGCAATCATTACGATGAAACAGCTGTTGGAAGCTGGGGTGCACTTTGGACACCAGACTCGCCGCTGGAATCCGAAGATGGCGAAGTACATTTTCACTGAAAGAAACGGCATTTACATTATCGACTTGCAGAAGACGGTCAAAAAAGTCGAAGAAATTTACAACTACGTGAGAGATTTGGCACAGAAGGGCGGAACGCTCTTATTTGTTGGAACGAAGAAACAGGCGCAAGATTCGATCAGGGAAGAGACGGAACGTTGCGGAATGTTTTACGTCAACCAACGGTGGCTGGGCGGAACGCTGACGAATTTCTCCACGATTCGCAAGCGGATTGAACGTCTTCACGAGCTCGAGAAAATGGAATCGGACGGTACATTTGAAATACTGCCTAAAAAAGAAGTCATTATGCTGCGAAAAGAAAAAGCGCGGTTGGAAAAGTTTTTGGGCGGCATCAAGCACATGAAGAAACTTCCCGACGCCGTGTTTATCGTCGACCCGCGCAAAGAGCGAATTGCAGTTGCTGAGGCTCGGAAGCTGGGCATTCCGATTATTGCGATTGTGGATACGAACTGCAATCCTGATGAAATTGACCACATCATTCCGGGAAACGACGATGCGATTCGCGCCGTGCGCCTGTTGACGTCCAAAATGGCAGACGCCGTTCTGGAAGGGAAGCAAGGAGAACAAGAGCTTGAGGCAGTTGAAGAGCCAAATGAGGAACAGCCGGATGAAACGGACGCTGGCGAAGAGCAGCCGACAGCTTAA
- the frr gene encoding ribosome recycling factor produces the protein MPESVKSDAKSRMEKTLQALRRELASLRAGRAAPSLLDKIEVEYYGTMTPLNQLSNISAPEPRLLVIQPWDKSAISAIEKALQKSELGITPTNDGDVIRISIPPLTEERRAELVRVVKKAGEEAKVSIRNIRRDANDEYKKMEKLGDLSEDEARRYQEEIQKLTDDFVKQIDEAVTSKEKDIMTV, from the coding sequence ATGCCGGAAAGTGTTAAAAGCGATGCGAAAAGCAGAATGGAGAAAACGCTGCAAGCGCTAAGACGGGAACTGGCTTCGCTCAGAGCCGGACGGGCGGCCCCGTCTCTTTTAGACAAAATCGAAGTCGAGTACTACGGCACGATGACACCGCTCAATCAGTTGTCCAACATTTCGGCACCCGAACCTCGACTACTCGTCATCCAGCCTTGGGACAAATCAGCCATTTCCGCTATAGAGAAAGCTCTGCAAAAGTCGGAACTCGGGATTACGCCGACAAACGACGGTGATGTGATCCGCATCAGCATTCCGCCCCTCACGGAGGAGCGCCGAGCTGAACTCGTCAGAGTGGTCAAAAAAGCGGGCGAGGAAGCTAAAGTGTCCATCCGCAACATTCGGCGGGATGCGAACGATGAGTACAAAAAAATGGAAAAGTTAGGGGATCTGTCAGAAGACGAGGCGCGTCGTTACCAGGAGGAAATTCAAAAGCTGACGGACGATTTCGTCAAGCAAATCGACGAGGCAGTCACCAGCAAGGAAAAGGACATTATGACGGTGTAA
- the pyrH gene encoding UMP kinase, translated as MDRPKYKRVVLKLSGEALAGQHGNSIDPSVISSIAEQIEEIVALQVEVAIVVGGGNIWRGIAGSAKGMDRATADYMGMLATVINALALQDALENAGVPTRVQSSIEMRQVAEPYIRRRAIRHLEKGRVVIFAAGTGNPYFSTDTTAALRAAEIEADVILMAKNKVDGVYSEDPKVNPNAVKYEELTYMEMLNRGLGVMDSTASSLCMDNNIPLIVFNVDKRENIKRAVCGEVIGTVVRGNE; from the coding sequence ATGGATCGCCCGAAATACAAGCGCGTCGTACTGAAGTTGAGCGGGGAAGCACTGGCTGGGCAGCATGGGAACAGTATCGATCCATCGGTTATCTCCTCTATCGCCGAACAGATTGAAGAAATTGTCGCGTTGCAAGTGGAAGTGGCCATCGTGGTGGGGGGCGGCAACATATGGCGAGGCATCGCCGGAAGTGCTAAAGGCATGGACCGGGCGACGGCAGATTACATGGGAATGTTGGCAACTGTTATAAACGCGCTGGCTTTGCAGGACGCTTTAGAGAACGCCGGCGTTCCGACACGCGTACAATCGTCGATCGAAATGCGTCAAGTCGCCGAACCGTACATACGCCGCCGGGCCATACGCCATTTAGAAAAAGGACGAGTCGTCATTTTTGCTGCAGGTACGGGGAACCCCTATTTTTCCACTGACACGACTGCTGCTCTCAGGGCAGCGGAAATTGAGGCCGATGTCATTTTGATGGCCAAGAACAAAGTGGACGGCGTGTATTCGGAAGACCCGAAAGTGAACCCCAACGCTGTGAAATACGAAGAGTTGACGTACATGGAAATGCTGAACCGGGGCCTCGGCGTCATGGATTCGACAGCTTCTTCCTTATGTATGGACAACAACATCCCGCTCATTGTGTTCAACGTCGATAAGCGCGAAAACATCAAGCGCGCTGTATGCGGTGAAGTAATCGGAACGGTCGTAAGGGGGAATGAATGA